The sequence CAATTCCCGCATACAAAGAGTTTAACGATCTTAATGGAAGATGGTTTGTTTTCAATAATAAAGGGGAGCTTGTAAATATATCTGAAATGACGAATAATGGCGTAAACTTACAACCAACTGTAGTACCTCTATCAAAGACACGTGCCTTAGCCTTCTATAGACAAATGTATAGTCCCATGAAGAAAATCTATACAAACCAAACATATAATAGTGGCCAAAATTGGACTACTGCAAAACCAACAGACCTAAGTAACCCAAATTCTGGAATTGCAGCAATAAAAACTAAAAACGGTATACTTCTGGCTTATAATAACTCTGACGATGACAAATCAAGTCTTAGTTTAGCCTATAGGCCGGATAACTCTCAATTATGGCAAAATATCTATACTTTTAAAAATAAATTGAATAAAGATTTTTTCTGCCCTGCTTTTGAGTTCTATGGCAACATCGTAATATATAATTTCCCAGATACAGCCGCGAATGAACTTACCTATCCTTCATTCACAAACTACAAAAATAGTATAATTTTATCATTTTCAGATAAGTTAAAAGAAACTATAAGAGTTGTAGAGATTAAAGGAGAGAAAACTAATGCTTAATTACTATAACCTTCTAGTAGCAAATCTTTTTATGATATACTTTTTTCTTAGACTATTTAGCTTTTTACAAAAGAAAATTCTCTTAATAATAGTTGTTATTCTACTATCTCTAAATTTTGTAAGCATAACTCATAATGAAACAATTTATTACTTCGCTGTCGGATTTACAAACTATTTTAGCTTTTCAACATCACTATTTCTGATAGTTCTTATTACCTCTATATTTATTAGTAATAAAACTATTGCTTTTCCATACACTAGCCTAGCATTTTCAGTAATCTTAATTATTTTTTCTAGCTTATTTTTTATATCTTCATATAAGCTTTATGACCTTGGCTTTAATCCATATATAGTTAGTCCTTTTATCTTTCTATATGGATTAGTATTATTATCTATATCTAAAAAATTTATATTATTTAATATAATAATTATTATATCATCTGCGATGTTTCTCACTCATATATTACAAAATAATATCTGGAACTATTTACTCGATCCCATACTACTGATAGTTTGTATCATAGAGATAATAAGATCACTGATTATATATGGCTTAGATAGAAGAAAAAAAGATAATTATAAAGTAGAATATTACTAAACTACTTCTTGAAACTAGACTTATTAGAAAGTTTTGACTGCAAAAAATCACTTAATCTTTTATGATTATTTTTCAATTCTAGGTCATTATAAACTACTATATTAACCAAAACATGCCTAACATAGTTTCTAGTCTCAGCAAATGGTATATTCTCTATCCAGATTGTTGCCGGAATTTCTTTATTTGTTAACCATTTTGCGACATTTCCTGGACCTGCATTATAAGCTGCAATCATTAGAACTAAATTATGCTTAAATAGGCCTGCCAGAAAATTTAAATTAGCGGTTCCTACTCTTATATTAATAGCAGAATTATATATTTGTTGCTTATCAAACTGAGTTAGCTTATATCTTTTAGAAATAAAATCACCAGTCGAGTTTGTAATCTGCATCAACCCCTTTGCTCCTACTGATGACTTAGCTTTACGATAGAACAAAGACTCTCTACGCATAATAGCAAATATTAGTGACTCTTCTAAATTATATTTTTCTGACTGCTCACTCACAAGATCTATAAAAGGACTAGGGTATAGAAGTTCTAAGTGATTATTTAGGCCTAACATTCCCATTGCAAAAATAGCTTGATAGTGCATTTTATTATATGCCGCTAACTCTGCTAAATCATAAACTTGAAATTTATCTTCACTATTGAACTTCTGTCTTATAATCCAGCGCCATAGCCTAGTAGAGTCTTGGTATTGCTTAGAATTATATAAAGCTATTGCTTGATAAATATTATGATCTTTTAATAGCTCAGAATGTTTCGACTTAGATATTGTCGTTGTTTTTTTAGAGCCAAGATTATATGGTTGTCCTAATGCATCTGTAGCTAGTAGCACATAGTAATCAAAACCTTTCTTATCAGCAAGCTTTTGGAAAATGGTATTAGCTCTTGATTTATCACCAACTCTAGCATAACTATAAGCTAACCAATATCTCCATACATTCTCTTTTTGTAAGTGCTTTGGCAGCTTTTTATATGTTTTAATATAATTTTTAAAATCTAAATTATATAGATCTGCTCTTAATAACCATTGCCAAGCATTATCACTATAGTAATGAATATCAACCTTTGAAAACCATTGCTCTGAACTTTTATCATGATTTTTAGCTAAGCTAACAGCTATAGGCAAGGTAGCCTGGCTATACAGCTTAGTATCTAAGTATTTTGTATTTTTTAATCCTTGCCATATTCTTGCATACTTCTGAGGATTACTTTTTGTTAAATCATTTGATACTTCTACCAATACTTCAGCAAACTTAGGATAATCATGATATTTAGCAATAAACTCATCCAAATCTTGTGGGTTATTTGTAACTTCTTTCCATGCATTTATATACTTAGTATATGATTGCTGTTTGACATGCTTATTAAGTAAGGTTAGCGCACTATCAAAGCTATCATTAAACGCCAAGACATAAGCTTTATCTATAACACAATCTTTACCTTTATTTGCATATCCCTTCCAATATGTTTGAATATCTGTACATTCTAAAGCCGACGGAGTCTCATCTTGGTGGAATCTAGTAAAATCTAAAATAGCATTTTGTCTAAATTTTTCATTTTTACTATCTTGAGCTATCCAACACTTACCATCAGTTTCTAAATTGCCATCATAAAACTTTTTAAACATCTGCCAATTTTTATTTTTGGCATAATGTATAGCTAAATCATCACACAAAGCAGATGCCCAATACTCACTTTGATGAGTGTTAATATAATTTGAGATCTGCTCTTGTGTAAATGCTTCTGGATTTTGAGAAATACTTTTATATTTAAAGTAACTATCTAAACTGATATTTTTTAGGTTAGATCTAATCTGAGAGTTATTGGAGTTTTGTTTTTGTTGAATTTGCTTTAGTTGCTGCTTTAGATTATTAATTTGCTTATCTGTCAAACCATATGACAAAACCGATAAAAAACTAATACTACATATAACAAGACATCTAAACCACAAACTAATCCCCTTTCTATATCCTCTCAACTATATTTATAACAAAGTTTGCTGATTTTTTTGCAGCAGCTTTAGCAAACTCTTCAAAATTTTCTGGAGCATCACCATCTGCTGTATCCGAGATACTTCTTAAAATTAAGCTTGGGACTTTCATCTCATTACATACAAGGTTAACACTACCACCTTCCATTTCTATAGCTTTTGCATCAAACTCATTAACAACAAAATCTTTCTTCTCTGCTGAGCTAATAAACTGATCTCCTGTTGCTATAACTCCAGTGTGTAGATCAAGATCTAGTTCTTTCGCAACATCTTTTGCATGTCTAAGAATAATATCCGAAGTTTTGATTTGTACTTCTGACATAGGAATCTTACCATGCGGATAACCAAATGGTGTAAGATCCACATCATGCTGTACAGTTGCTGTTGCAGCAATCATATCACCTACTTTTAACTGTTGTAGACCACCTGCAACACCTGTAAACAATAAAGCCTCTGCGCCAAAATGTTCTATCATTATCGTTGCTGTCAAAGTTGAGAATACTTTACCAATCTTACTATAAGCAATAATAAGCTCTTTATCTTTATATGTCGCCAAATAGTATTTATTATTTGCATATTCTACTGTTTCATAACTACCTAGCTTCTCTAATATTGGTTGGATCTCTATCTCCATAGCACCTAAAATTGCTATTTTCTTCATTCTTTTAACCTTCTATCTCTATTTTTGTTACTTTTCTAAACCCTTGTGGTAAAAGTACACCTCCACCAGAAGGCTTATCAGTTAGATATGTTTCTATATTTTTACTATCTATACGAATAAATCTTTTGCCTGCATTTAAAATAACTTCTTGCTCCGAATTTAATAACTCCACAAACTTAAGCTTATCTTTTTTATCAAGTCTAATAATCGATTTACCTTTACCTTTCTTAAGTATAGCAAAATTAGCGAAGTCTCGTATTACTGTTCTACCATTAGAGCTTACACCTAGCATTTTTAAATCTTCAGCAAACGGTATAAATTTAAATACATCATCGCCATCAAAGATATTTTTACCAGTAACTTTATTTGCGATAAGATCCTCTGCAGCAATGACAAAGCCTTTACCACTAACACTAGCGACCAAGAAATGCGAAGCTGTATTGACAAATTCCATATTAATAATTTCATCTTTCTTATCTAATGGAATATATGTAGTTATATGTTCACCATAGCCTCTAGCTGAAGGAAACTTATCAATATACATTGAATAAGCTTTACCGAGCTTTGTGAAAAATACTACTTTTATATTACTATTACCTGAAACAGCAAGAAAAGGCTTATCCTCAGGCTTATAATTTAAACCTTTAGGGTCAATATTATCGCCTTTAGCACATCTGACCCAACCAGCTTTTGATAAAATCACCGTAACCTTTTCACTAGGTATTAGATCTTTTTCCTCTAATGCTTGAGCTTTTTCTGCGTGTATAAGTTTAGAGCGTCTTTGATCACCAAAGTCTTCTAATATTTGTTTAAACTCTTTCTTCATTAAGTTTCTAAACTTAACTTCGCTATTTAAATACCCCTCTAAAAGTTCTTTTTCTTTAGCTAGCTCTTTCTGCTCTTTCCTAATTTCAATTTCTTCAATTTTTGCTAACTTACGCAACCTAATATTTAAAATGGCTTCCGCTTGAATTTCTGAAAGAGAAAATCTATTTTGTAGTTCAATACTTGGATCATCATAGTTTCTAATAATATCGATAACTTCATCTATATTTAAAAATGCTATGAGTAAGCCTTCCAAAATATGTAACCTTGCTAATACTTTATCTAGACTAGTTTGTAACCTCCTACGTAAAGTTTGTCTGCGATATTCAAGCCATTCATTTAGGATATCTAATAAATTTTTAACCTTAGGTTTATAGTCTAAACCGATCATATTCATATTGACACGGAAACTTTTCTCAAGATCAGTCGTCGCCAGTAAATGACCCATTATTTTCTTGATATTTTTCTTTGTAGTTCCTGAGTATAAAACTATCTTAACTGGTTCTTTATCATCAGATTCATCTTGAATATTTTTAATCCAAGTAATTTTTTGTTGCTTAAGCTGATTTGCTATTTGCTCCATAACAGAAGCACTTGAAACTTGGTGAGGTAACTTTGTAATCACAACATTACTATGATTATCATAGTCATATACTGCTTGCTGTCTGATTGACCCTGTACCAGATTTATATACCTCTGCTATTTCTTCTCTAGTACTAATTATATTTGCGCCACCTGGATAGTCAGGAGCTTCAACAATCTCTAAGACATCCTCTATTGAAGACTTAGGATTTGATAGCAAGTGCAAGCAAGCATTAATAATCTCTGTAATATTATGTGGAGGAATATATGTCGACATCCCTACTGCAATACCCATAGCACCATTTAGTAAAATATTTGGCACCTGAGCAGGTAAAAGTTTAGGCTCATCCATAGTACCATCAAAGTTTTTAACCCAATCAACAGTACCTTTTTTGAGTTCATCTAATAGCAAAACTGCATATTTAGATAAGCGTGACTCAGTATAACGCATTGCTGCGAATGATTTTGGGTCATCAATAGATCCCCAGTTACCCTGACCATCGATAAAAGGATAACGATAAGAGAAGTCTTGTGCCATCAAAACCATTGCTTCATAACAAGCACTATCACCATGAGGATGATATTTACCTAATACATCACCTACTGTACGTGCAGATTTTTTATATTTCGAAAGATGGCTTAAACCAATTTCACTCATTGCGTAAATAATACGCCTTTGTACAGGCTTTAATCCATCAGATATATGAGGTAATGCTCTATCTAATATTACATACATTGAATAGTTTAGATATGCCTGTTCTGAAAACTCTCCTACAGACTGCTGGTTTTCTAAACTTGAGAATAAATCCATTTACTATGAAAAATATTAATAATCTATCCCTAAATTATATATCAACTATAGCTTCTATACTAGTTTGCTATAACTAACTTAATCTAAAGATTTCTTACGGTGATATGCTATCGTTTCTAGCTCTTTTGAAAAAACAAATTTATTTCTCTTGAGAAAATCTAATGTTTTTATAATATCTGTAAACCCAGAAAGAATCCAAGCTTGAATGGTATAATCAAAAGTTGTTTTAGCCTTTAGATACCTACTAACGCCCGAACGACACTCTTGAGTTAAAAAATCTGTCGCTGGGAATTTTATGGCGATAAATCCTCTTTTGTCATATACAGCTACCTTTGCATAAGCTCCTAAACTTGAAATCTGCTCTTTTATATCCTTAAAATCCTCCCATGCTAGAAGAGTCTTTTCAACAGCTTCTTTCTCAATAAAACGCATAGATTTTGAGTTATAGTTTTGTTTTAAACTATATGACTCTTCTTTTAACTCATTATATTTTTCAAGAAGTTCATTATAGCGTCTATTTAAAGTTAGATTTGATATTTCTAAACTATCATTCTTGTTAGATATTTCAACTTGCTTTTGCTTGAGCTTTTTAGTTTTTTCAGCTATTTGCTGATCAATATATTTTTTCAAATTATTACGTAAGCTAGTAGCTATCTGATTTTCTTCAACGGAGTGCTCTTTTAATGTCTTTTGTATTATTACTAATAACTCATCACAAGGTTTATTTTGTATAGGCTCTTCTTCTATTTGAGCTTCGATAAGAGCCTTTTTCTTGTCTTGTTTATATAAAGTAACTTTCTCTACCAAATCAATAATTGAGATATTACCACCGATAAGTTTTCTTACCTTATTAACAGTAATATCTTCATTCTGTGACTTTAATAATTCACACTTTTGATTTACAAGCTTTTGAGTTACCTTTTGCGACATCTTATACTTTTTCTTCTTCTCTTAAAGTTAAAACTTCACAACCATCTTTCGTCACTAAAATAGTATGCTCCCACTGAGCAGAAAGAGATCTATCTTTAGTCACTGCTGTCCAACCATCTTTTAAAACTGAAACTGCTCTTTTACCAATATTTATCATCGGCTCAATAGTAAAAATCATACCTTCTTTGATCATCTCACCAGTACCAGCTTGACCATGATGCATAACATGAGGAGGCTCATGAAAACTTGCTCCTATACCATGCCCACAAAAAGCATCAACTATTGAATAGCCAAATTTCTTGGCATGCTTCTCGATAACTGCACCAATATCACCAAAATGGTTACCTGGTTTTACTACCTCTATACCTTTCCATAAGCACTCATGTGTAACTTCAACTAGCTTTTTAGCCATTACTGACGGCTCACCGATCATAAACATCTTACTTGTATCACCGTGATAACCATCTTTTTTAACAGTTACATCAATGTTTAGAATATCACCTTTTTTTAGCTTTTTATCAGCAGGAATTCCATGACAAACAACATGATTTATTGATGTGCATATCGATTTAGGGAAACCATGATAGTTAAGAGGTGCTGGATATGCATCTTGCTCATTGACAATGTAGTCATGACATATTTTATCTAGCTCTCCAGTTGTGATACCTTCTTTCACATATGGAGTAATCATCTCTAAAACTTCTGCTGCTAGCTTGCCAGCAACACGCATTTTCTCAATCTCTTCAGGTGTTTTTATAATTATTTCACTCATATTTCAGTACTAAACTTGTCAAAAACCTAATTCGTTATTATAAACTATCGTATTATGAATATATAGATGCTAAAAAAGTATGTTTGAAAATTATTTAACCTGTCAAGAGTCTTAGATTTTAAGCTTGGATAATATTCATTTTTTCAACAAGTTCCCAAAATATTTTTTTAACAGGCGAGATTAATGCTTCTTTTCGCATTACTACTCCTACAGATATTTCTGGTAAACCACTTGTTTCTATTATATTTACAGATTTAGACAAGTGACTATGCTTAAGTATTACCTCTGGTAAAATTGAAGTACCTATCCCTGAAGCGACTAATGATAGAATAGCCTCATTACCATCAACATCACCATATATTTCTGGTTTTAAATTTTGCTTATCAAACCATTCATCTAAATTACTACCTCCGATATAGTGAGCAGGTCTTATAAATGGTATCTTTTTAATAGCTTGTCTCAAATTTTTGATATTTTTTATAGCTGGAGCGATCATAACCATCCTAGTGGTTAAAACTTCATTAACGCGAAAGTTATCAGGAATATCTTTTGAAAGAATTGCTATAATTACATCTGTAGTATCTTCTTCAAGCTGACTAGTACAATTTTTTATTGATCCAGTAGTTAGCTGTATTTTGATACCTGGATAGCTTATATGTAGTTTCTTAATAATCTCAGGTAATACTACATA is a genomic window of Francisella sp. LA112445 containing:
- a CDS encoding exo-alpha-sialidase, whose amino-acid sequence is MKNKLLLIIPFATLYLILSITFYNFKNQNNYYFYISAPTNYKISKNINVKTIANLSYFEYNHASSVTTSGNTLFVTWYSGDKETAPNTNIMLATATKTDGHWKFSKTRSIMSPQKFEHLLKKHIHHLGNPIIYAHGKRIWLIFTSSTGGWSTSSLNIIYSTDLGKTWSKPKTIISSPIANFSTLTRGSAIKLDNGYFAIPAYKEFNDLNGRWFVFNNKGELVNISEMTNNGVNLQPTVVPLSKTRALAFYRQMYSPMKKIYTNQTYNSGQNWTTAKPTDLSNPNSGIAAIKTKNGILLAYNNSDDDKSSLSLAYRPDNSQLWQNIYTFKNKLNKDFFCPAFEFYGNIVIYNFPDTAANELTYPSFTNYKNSIILSFSDKLKETIRVVEIKGEKTNA
- a CDS encoding lytic transglycosylase domain-containing protein → MWFRCLVICSISFLSVLSYGLTDKQINNLKQQLKQIQQKQNSNNSQIRSNLKNISLDSYFKYKSISQNPEAFTQEQISNYINTHQSEYWASALCDDLAIHYAKNKNWQMFKKFYDGNLETDGKCWIAQDSKNEKFRQNAILDFTRFHQDETPSALECTDIQTYWKGYANKGKDCVIDKAYVLAFNDSFDSALTLLNKHVKQQSYTKYINAWKEVTNNPQDLDEFIAKYHDYPKFAEVLVEVSNDLTKSNPQKYARIWQGLKNTKYLDTKLYSQATLPIAVSLAKNHDKSSEQWFSKVDIHYYSDNAWQWLLRADLYNLDFKNYIKTYKKLPKHLQKENVWRYWLAYSYARVGDKSRANTIFQKLADKKGFDYYVLLATDALGQPYNLGSKKTTTISKSKHSELLKDHNIYQAIALYNSKQYQDSTRLWRWIIRQKFNSEDKFQVYDLAELAAYNKMHYQAIFAMGMLGLNNHLELLYPSPFIDLVSEQSEKYNLEESLIFAIMRRESLFYRKAKSSVGAKGLMQITNSTGDFISKRYKLTQFDKQQIYNSAINIRVGTANLNFLAGLFKHNLVLMIAAYNAGPGNVAKWLTNKEIPATIWIENIPFAETRNYVRHVLVNIVVYNDLELKNNHKRLSDFLQSKLSNKSSFKK
- a CDS encoding 5'-methylthioadenosine/adenosylhomocysteine nucleosidase translates to MKKIAILGAMEIEIQPILEKLGSYETVEYANNKYYLATYKDKELIIAYSKIGKVFSTLTATIMIEHFGAEALLFTGVAGGLQQLKVGDMIAATATVQHDVDLTPFGYPHGKIPMSEVQIKTSDIILRHAKDVAKELDLDLHTGVIATGDQFISSAEKKDFVVNEFDAKAIEMEGGSVNLVCNEMKVPSLILRSISDTADGDAPENFEEFAKAAAKKSANFVINIVERI
- the parC gene encoding DNA topoisomerase IV subunit A, whose protein sequence is MDLFSSLENQQSVGEFSEQAYLNYSMYVILDRALPHISDGLKPVQRRIIYAMSEIGLSHLSKYKKSARTVGDVLGKYHPHGDSACYEAMVLMAQDFSYRYPFIDGQGNWGSIDDPKSFAAMRYTESRLSKYAVLLLDELKKGTVDWVKNFDGTMDEPKLLPAQVPNILLNGAMGIAVGMSTYIPPHNITEIINACLHLLSNPKSSIEDVLEIVEAPDYPGGANIISTREEIAEVYKSGTGSIRQQAVYDYDNHSNVVITKLPHQVSSASVMEQIANQLKQQKITWIKNIQDESDDKEPVKIVLYSGTTKKNIKKIMGHLLATTDLEKSFRVNMNMIGLDYKPKVKNLLDILNEWLEYRRQTLRRRLQTSLDKVLARLHILEGLLIAFLNIDEVIDIIRNYDDPSIELQNRFSLSEIQAEAILNIRLRKLAKIEEIEIRKEQKELAKEKELLEGYLNSEVKFRNLMKKEFKQILEDFGDQRRSKLIHAEKAQALEEKDLIPSEKVTVILSKAGWVRCAKGDNIDPKGLNYKPEDKPFLAVSGNSNIKVVFFTKLGKAYSMYIDKFPSARGYGEHITTYIPLDKKDEIINMEFVNTASHFLVASVSGKGFVIAAEDLIANKVTGKNIFDGDDVFKFIPFAEDLKMLGVSSNGRTVIRDFANFAILKKGKGKSIIRLDKKDKLKFVELLNSEQEVILNAGKRFIRIDSKNIETYLTDKPSGGGVLLPQGFRKVTKIEIEG
- the map gene encoding type I methionyl aminopeptidase; the encoded protein is MSEIIIKTPEEIEKMRVAGKLAAEVLEMITPYVKEGITTGELDKICHDYIVNEQDAYPAPLNYHGFPKSICTSINHVVCHGIPADKKLKKGDILNIDVTVKKDGYHGDTSKMFMIGEPSVMAKKLVEVTHECLWKGIEVVKPGNHFGDIGAVIEKHAKKFGYSIVDAFCGHGIGASFHEPPHVMHHGQAGTGEMIKEGMIFTIEPMINIGKRAVSVLKDGWTAVTKDRSLSAQWEHTILVTKDGCEVLTLREEEKV
- the ilvY gene encoding HTH-type transcriptional activator IlvY; the protein is MIDKKELNAFRVLAETLHFGRASEKCFLTPSALTRLIQRIEQEMEVILFERDNRNIRLTDAGRIYYQFAKEMLQKYEDLNCILHPKEGQIVGDIRISCTVTASYVVLPEIIKKLHISYPGIKIQLTTGSIKNCTSQLEEDTTDVIIAILSKDIPDNFRVNEVLTTRMVMIAPAIKNIKNLRQAIKKIPFIRPAHYIGGSNLDEWFDKQNLKPEIYGDVDGNEAILSLVASGIGTSILPEVILKHSHLSKSVNIIETSGLPEISVGVVMRKEALISPVKKIFWELVEKMNIIQA